A part of Hippea maritima DSM 10411 genomic DNA contains:
- the rpmA gene encoding 50S ribosomal protein L27 — MAHKKGLGSTKNGRDSIGKRLGVKRADGQMVKAGEILVRQRGTKWHPGKNTGKGKDDTLFALVAGTVKFEEKLGKKFVSVYP; from the coding sequence ATGGCTCACAAGAAAGGTCTTGGAAGCACCAAAAACGGAAGGGATAGTATAGGTAAACGCTTAGGCGTAAAAAGAGCTGATGGGCAGATGGTAAAAGCTGGTGAAATACTGGTTCGCCAGAGGGGAACCAAGTGGCACCCTGGTAAAAATACAGGCAAAGGTAAGGACGATACACTTTTTGCTTTAGTTGCAGGTACAGTGAAATTCGAAGAAAAGCTTGGTAAAAAGTTTGTCAGCGTTTATCCGTAA